One window from the genome of Lathamus discolor isolate bLatDis1 chromosome 24, bLatDis1.hap1, whole genome shotgun sequence encodes:
- the PBXIP1 gene encoding pre-B-cell leukemia transcription factor-interacting protein 1 isoform X2: MRPAPPPSHWPLVSRASPFPRAVTGTGESYRRDRGARWLRAVPMAEKPEPRDSESSSREPVGSEGLPVETLGPELELEEEEEEDEGSRDPVAVAVEAAAVSAVPAGLGPSGDPGPGLLPGERGTPQHPEEHQDPGAEHARDGAAEPGGDEQEEPDAEPDAGAEPPAAGQVLRGPGRGDRAWGQPLPGGARPSPEPPVEEGTCTSSDDDVEGLRRRRGLQPRPGPTPPVPAPHRGTPGSGDEDGLSMSKYLLGAVALVAVGLLIVSGGIYDPADDPTEHVVNRDVAAGEQELLPPIDSNASQKKLPPSGAGDPRSPQSLSLLLDKLAKENQEIRLMQAELQAHKEELQVLLHKSEGKAAAAGAQQQSLEAENARLRVALEREAAALREARAELQRLREPAAPEQPPGPSGDAARREGTRLASVRRELAGALERAQGAGGLEALVAELSALEQRLGRELEAGGPWKKPFKAEKKESKRHKRHSAGERERRGYGKPHGHGKDARFPREHKQGKAWGKPSHGAPFSRYRVPQGCVGVAECARKEGREVLGTALEPVQKTQFLRLLEGFMGRLGWGQHFGGVAARLDGAFGADGAFAHDRLRFTDFVEEVEEMLEEVARRERGDEDAADGFEEFVLRHYSSTAGKERGWRPPGTTG, from the exons GTGGCTCCGGGCCGTGCCCATGGCGGAGAAACCGGAGCCCCGGGACTCGGAGAGCAGCAGCCGGGAGCCGGTGGGCAGCGAG GGGCTGCCCGTGGAGACGCTGGGTccggagctggagctggaggaggaggaggaggaggatgaaggcAGCCGGGACCCCGTCGCAG TGGCCGTCGAGGCCGCAGCCGTTTCCGCCGTGCCCGCGGGGCTTGGGCCGAGCGGGGACCCGGGGCCCGGGCTCCTGCCGGGGGAACGCGGGACCCCCCAGCACCCGGAGGAGCACCAGGATCCCGGGGCCGAGCACGCTCGGGATGGCGCCGCAGAGCCCGGTGGTGACGAGCAGGAAGAGCCCGATGCCGAGCCCGATGCCGGGGCTGAGCCCCCCGCTGCAGGTCAGGTCCTGCGGGGGCCGGGCAGGGGGGACCGGGCATGGGGGCAGCCCCTCCCTGGAGGTGCCCGTCCCTCCCCAGAGCCACCAGTGGAGGAAGGGACCTGCACCAGCAGCGATGATGATGTGGAGGGGCTGCGGCGACGGCGGGGCCTTCAGCCCCGTCCTGGGCCCACCCCTCCCGTGCCAGCCCCGCACCGGGGGACTCCGGGCTCCGGGGATGAGGATGGGCTCAGCATGAGCAAGTACCTGCTGGGGGCTGTGGCGCTGGTGGCCGTGGGGCTGCTGATTGTGTCCG GTGGCATCTATGACCCAGCAGATG ACCCCACGGAGCACGTGGTGAACCGGGATGTGGCAGCcggggagcaggagctgctgccgcCCATTGACAGCAAC gCCTCGCAGAAGAAGCTGCCACCGTCCGGTGCCGGGGACCCGCGGAGCCCGCAGTCCCTGAGCCTGCTCCTGGACAAGCTGGCCAAGGAGAACCAGGAGATCCGGCtcatgcaggcagagctgcag GCCCAcaaggaagagctgcaggtgctgctgcacAAGAGCGAGGGCAaagcggcggcggccggggcgcagcagcagagcctggaggCAGAGAACGCGCGGCTCCGGGTGGCGCTGGAGCGGGAAGCGGCTGCGCTGCGGGAGGCCCGGGCTGAGCTGCAGCGCCTGCGGGAGCCCGCGGCACCGGAGCAGCCCCCCGGTCCCAGTGGGGACGCGGCAAGGCGCGAAGGCACACGGTTGGCGTCGGTGCGGAGGGAGCTGGCGGGGGCCCTGGAGCGGGCACAAGGCGCTGGGGGGCTCGAGGCACTGGTGGCGGAGCTGAGCGCCCTGGAGCAGCGCCTGGGCCGGGAGCTGGAGGCGGGGGGGCCCTGGAAGAAGCCGTTCAAGGCAGAGAAGAAGGAGAGCAAGCGGCACAAGCGGCACAGTGCCGGCGAGCGCGAGAGGAGGGGGTACGGCAAACCCCATGGGCACGGCAAGGACGCCCGGTTCCCCCGGGAGCACAAGCAGGGCAAAGCCTGGGGGAAGCCGTCTCACGGGGCCCCCTTCAGCCGGTACCGGGTGCCCCAGGGCTGTGTTGGGGTGGCCGAATGCGCCCGCAAGGAGGGCCGGGAGGTGTTGGGGACCGCGCTGGAGCCGGTGCAGAAGACCCAGTTCCTGCGGCTGCTGGAGGGGTTCATGGGGCggctgggctgggggcagcACTTTGGGGGGGTGGCGGCGCGGCTGGACGGGGCCTTCGGGGCCGATGGGGCCTTTGCCCATGACCGCCTGCGCTTCACCGACTTCgtggaggaggtggaggagatgctggaggAGGTGGCGCGGCGTGAGCGGGGCGACGAGGACGCGGCCGACGGCTTCGAGGAGTTCGTGCTGCGCCACTACAGCAG CACCGCTGGGAAGGAGCGAGGGTGGAGACCCCCTGGCACCACAGGGTAG
- the PBXIP1 gene encoding pre-B-cell leukemia transcription factor-interacting protein 1 isoform X3 yields MRPAPPPSHWPLVSRASPFPRAVTGTGESYRRDRGARWLRAVPMAEKPEPRDSESSSREPVGSEGLPVETLGPELELEEEEEEDEGSRDPVAAVAVEAAAVSAVPAGLGPSGDPGPGLLPGERGTPQHPEEHQDPGAEHARDGAAEPGGDEQEEPDAEPDAGAEPPAAEPPVEEGTCTSSDDDVEGLRRRRGLQPRPGPTPPVPAPHRGTPGSGDEDGLSMSKYLLGAVALVAVGLLIVSGGIYDPADDPTEHVVNRDVAAGEQELLPPIDSNASQKKLPPSGAGDPRSPQSLSLLLDKLAKENQEIRLMQAELQAHKEELQVLLHKSEGKAAAAGAQQQSLEAENARLRVALEREAAALREARAELQRLREPAAPEQPPGPSGDAARREGTRLASVRRELAGALERAQGAGGLEALVAELSALEQRLGRELEAGGPWKKPFKAEKKESKRHKRHSAGERERRGYGKPHGHGKDARFPREHKQGKAWGKPSHGAPFSRYRVPQGCVGVAECARKEGREVLGTALEPVQKTQFLRLLEGFMGRLGWGQHFGGVAARLDGAFGADGAFAHDRLRFTDFVEEVEEMLEEVARRERGDEDAADGFEEFVLRHYSSTAGKERGWRPPGTTG; encoded by the exons GTGGCTCCGGGCCGTGCCCATGGCGGAGAAACCGGAGCCCCGGGACTCGGAGAGCAGCAGCCGGGAGCCGGTGGGCAGCGAG GGGCTGCCCGTGGAGACGCTGGGTccggagctggagctggaggaggaggaggaggaggatgaaggcAGCCGGGACCCCGTCGCAG CAGTGGCCGTCGAGGCCGCAGCCGTTTCCGCCGTGCCCGCGGGGCTTGGGCCGAGCGGGGACCCGGGGCCCGGGCTCCTGCCGGGGGAACGCGGGACCCCCCAGCACCCGGAGGAGCACCAGGATCCCGGGGCCGAGCACGCTCGGGATGGCGCCGCAGAGCCCGGTGGTGACGAGCAGGAAGAGCCCGATGCCGAGCCCGATGCCGGGGCTGAGCCCCCCGCTGCAG AGCCACCAGTGGAGGAAGGGACCTGCACCAGCAGCGATGATGATGTGGAGGGGCTGCGGCGACGGCGGGGCCTTCAGCCCCGTCCTGGGCCCACCCCTCCCGTGCCAGCCCCGCACCGGGGGACTCCGGGCTCCGGGGATGAGGATGGGCTCAGCATGAGCAAGTACCTGCTGGGGGCTGTGGCGCTGGTGGCCGTGGGGCTGCTGATTGTGTCCG GTGGCATCTATGACCCAGCAGATG ACCCCACGGAGCACGTGGTGAACCGGGATGTGGCAGCcggggagcaggagctgctgccgcCCATTGACAGCAAC gCCTCGCAGAAGAAGCTGCCACCGTCCGGTGCCGGGGACCCGCGGAGCCCGCAGTCCCTGAGCCTGCTCCTGGACAAGCTGGCCAAGGAGAACCAGGAGATCCGGCtcatgcaggcagagctgcag GCCCAcaaggaagagctgcaggtgctgctgcacAAGAGCGAGGGCAaagcggcggcggccggggcgcagcagcagagcctggaggCAGAGAACGCGCGGCTCCGGGTGGCGCTGGAGCGGGAAGCGGCTGCGCTGCGGGAGGCCCGGGCTGAGCTGCAGCGCCTGCGGGAGCCCGCGGCACCGGAGCAGCCCCCCGGTCCCAGTGGGGACGCGGCAAGGCGCGAAGGCACACGGTTGGCGTCGGTGCGGAGGGAGCTGGCGGGGGCCCTGGAGCGGGCACAAGGCGCTGGGGGGCTCGAGGCACTGGTGGCGGAGCTGAGCGCCCTGGAGCAGCGCCTGGGCCGGGAGCTGGAGGCGGGGGGGCCCTGGAAGAAGCCGTTCAAGGCAGAGAAGAAGGAGAGCAAGCGGCACAAGCGGCACAGTGCCGGCGAGCGCGAGAGGAGGGGGTACGGCAAACCCCATGGGCACGGCAAGGACGCCCGGTTCCCCCGGGAGCACAAGCAGGGCAAAGCCTGGGGGAAGCCGTCTCACGGGGCCCCCTTCAGCCGGTACCGGGTGCCCCAGGGCTGTGTTGGGGTGGCCGAATGCGCCCGCAAGGAGGGCCGGGAGGTGTTGGGGACCGCGCTGGAGCCGGTGCAGAAGACCCAGTTCCTGCGGCTGCTGGAGGGGTTCATGGGGCggctgggctgggggcagcACTTTGGGGGGGTGGCGGCGCGGCTGGACGGGGCCTTCGGGGCCGATGGGGCCTTTGCCCATGACCGCCTGCGCTTCACCGACTTCgtggaggaggtggaggagatgctggaggAGGTGGCGCGGCGTGAGCGGGGCGACGAGGACGCGGCCGACGGCTTCGAGGAGTTCGTGCTGCGCCACTACAGCAG CACCGCTGGGAAGGAGCGAGGGTGGAGACCCCCTGGCACCACAGGGTAG
- the PBXIP1 gene encoding pre-B-cell leukemia transcription factor-interacting protein 1 isoform X1 yields MRPAPPPSHWPLVSRASPFPRAVTGTGESYRRDRGARWLRAVPMAEKPEPRDSESSSREPVGSEGLPVETLGPELELEEEEEEDEGSRDPVAAVAVEAAAVSAVPAGLGPSGDPGPGLLPGERGTPQHPEEHQDPGAEHARDGAAEPGGDEQEEPDAEPDAGAEPPAAGQVLRGPGRGDRAWGQPLPGGARPSPEPPVEEGTCTSSDDDVEGLRRRRGLQPRPGPTPPVPAPHRGTPGSGDEDGLSMSKYLLGAVALVAVGLLIVSGGIYDPADDPTEHVVNRDVAAGEQELLPPIDSNASQKKLPPSGAGDPRSPQSLSLLLDKLAKENQEIRLMQAELQAHKEELQVLLHKSEGKAAAAGAQQQSLEAENARLRVALEREAAALREARAELQRLREPAAPEQPPGPSGDAARREGTRLASVRRELAGALERAQGAGGLEALVAELSALEQRLGRELEAGGPWKKPFKAEKKESKRHKRHSAGERERRGYGKPHGHGKDARFPREHKQGKAWGKPSHGAPFSRYRVPQGCVGVAECARKEGREVLGTALEPVQKTQFLRLLEGFMGRLGWGQHFGGVAARLDGAFGADGAFAHDRLRFTDFVEEVEEMLEEVARRERGDEDAADGFEEFVLRHYSSTAGKERGWRPPGTTG; encoded by the exons GTGGCTCCGGGCCGTGCCCATGGCGGAGAAACCGGAGCCCCGGGACTCGGAGAGCAGCAGCCGGGAGCCGGTGGGCAGCGAG GGGCTGCCCGTGGAGACGCTGGGTccggagctggagctggaggaggaggaggaggaggatgaaggcAGCCGGGACCCCGTCGCAG CAGTGGCCGTCGAGGCCGCAGCCGTTTCCGCCGTGCCCGCGGGGCTTGGGCCGAGCGGGGACCCGGGGCCCGGGCTCCTGCCGGGGGAACGCGGGACCCCCCAGCACCCGGAGGAGCACCAGGATCCCGGGGCCGAGCACGCTCGGGATGGCGCCGCAGAGCCCGGTGGTGACGAGCAGGAAGAGCCCGATGCCGAGCCCGATGCCGGGGCTGAGCCCCCCGCTGCAGGTCAGGTCCTGCGGGGGCCGGGCAGGGGGGACCGGGCATGGGGGCAGCCCCTCCCTGGAGGTGCCCGTCCCTCCCCAGAGCCACCAGTGGAGGAAGGGACCTGCACCAGCAGCGATGATGATGTGGAGGGGCTGCGGCGACGGCGGGGCCTTCAGCCCCGTCCTGGGCCCACCCCTCCCGTGCCAGCCCCGCACCGGGGGACTCCGGGCTCCGGGGATGAGGATGGGCTCAGCATGAGCAAGTACCTGCTGGGGGCTGTGGCGCTGGTGGCCGTGGGGCTGCTGATTGTGTCCG GTGGCATCTATGACCCAGCAGATG ACCCCACGGAGCACGTGGTGAACCGGGATGTGGCAGCcggggagcaggagctgctgccgcCCATTGACAGCAAC gCCTCGCAGAAGAAGCTGCCACCGTCCGGTGCCGGGGACCCGCGGAGCCCGCAGTCCCTGAGCCTGCTCCTGGACAAGCTGGCCAAGGAGAACCAGGAGATCCGGCtcatgcaggcagagctgcag GCCCAcaaggaagagctgcaggtgctgctgcacAAGAGCGAGGGCAaagcggcggcggccggggcgcagcagcagagcctggaggCAGAGAACGCGCGGCTCCGGGTGGCGCTGGAGCGGGAAGCGGCTGCGCTGCGGGAGGCCCGGGCTGAGCTGCAGCGCCTGCGGGAGCCCGCGGCACCGGAGCAGCCCCCCGGTCCCAGTGGGGACGCGGCAAGGCGCGAAGGCACACGGTTGGCGTCGGTGCGGAGGGAGCTGGCGGGGGCCCTGGAGCGGGCACAAGGCGCTGGGGGGCTCGAGGCACTGGTGGCGGAGCTGAGCGCCCTGGAGCAGCGCCTGGGCCGGGAGCTGGAGGCGGGGGGGCCCTGGAAGAAGCCGTTCAAGGCAGAGAAGAAGGAGAGCAAGCGGCACAAGCGGCACAGTGCCGGCGAGCGCGAGAGGAGGGGGTACGGCAAACCCCATGGGCACGGCAAGGACGCCCGGTTCCCCCGGGAGCACAAGCAGGGCAAAGCCTGGGGGAAGCCGTCTCACGGGGCCCCCTTCAGCCGGTACCGGGTGCCCCAGGGCTGTGTTGGGGTGGCCGAATGCGCCCGCAAGGAGGGCCGGGAGGTGTTGGGGACCGCGCTGGAGCCGGTGCAGAAGACCCAGTTCCTGCGGCTGCTGGAGGGGTTCATGGGGCggctgggctgggggcagcACTTTGGGGGGGTGGCGGCGCGGCTGGACGGGGCCTTCGGGGCCGATGGGGCCTTTGCCCATGACCGCCTGCGCTTCACCGACTTCgtggaggaggtggaggagatgctggaggAGGTGGCGCGGCGTGAGCGGGGCGACGAGGACGCGGCCGACGGCTTCGAGGAGTTCGTGCTGCGCCACTACAGCAG CACCGCTGGGAAGGAGCGAGGGTGGAGACCCCCTGGCACCACAGGGTAG